Proteins encoded in a region of the Clostridium butyricum genome:
- a CDS encoding Card1-like endonuclease domain-containing protein, with product MNKVLVNLFDRHNQGSLLAIDKIKPDKVIYIIDKEMESLFKEIEACEEKIYPKIKFENHVIDMNNIFNIKNILEKLCVNETIVNVTGGKRIYSLVLFNESLNLGFKTVYADVLNKFLYEFGPNITKKTFEFRDLSLDNMLQLTGTNLITDSTTLSEKSDIVAITKKIYENLSLWYKNKQKLYNNNIFIHDCYNPNLVSIKTDNLNFEDRKILNSCLLFLKQQGGIEYSSLCNEIEVRFLNDYLKGFIFKSGTWLEVLTNTIVKEITEVDEVKSGVIFLWKECNRKVRNELDVLAVKDSVFICISCKDSEKYDEDALNELEVYSKRLGGNSVKKILVATKEPCKQCVIERAKAMNINLIILDKDINRFRKSIRSVILDN from the coding sequence ATGAATAAGGTATTAGTTAATTTATTTGATAGACACAATCAGGGAAGTCTTCTTGCTATAGATAAAATTAAACCAGATAAGGTGATTTATATAATAGATAAGGAGATGGAAAGTTTATTTAAAGAAATAGAAGCTTGCGAAGAGAAGATATATCCTAAAATAAAATTTGAAAATCATGTAATTGATATGAACAATATTTTTAATATAAAAAATATTTTAGAAAAATTATGTGTAAATGAAACAATAGTTAATGTTACAGGAGGAAAAAGAATTTATTCTCTAGTACTTTTCAATGAATCTTTAAATTTAGGATTTAAAACAGTTTATGCGGATGTTTTAAATAAATTTTTATATGAGTTTGGACCTAATATTACTAAAAAAACTTTTGAATTTAGAGATTTAAGTCTGGATAACATGCTTCAATTAACTGGAACAAATCTAATAACAGATTCTACAACTTTAAGTGAAAAAAGTGACATAGTAGCAATTACTAAAAAGATTTATGAAAATCTATCTCTATGGTATAAAAATAAACAAAAATTATACAATAATAATATTTTTATACATGATTGTTATAACCCTAACTTGGTATCTATAAAGACTGATAATTTAAACTTTGAAGACAGAAAAATTTTAAATTCATGTTTATTATTTTTAAAACAACAAGGTGGTATAGAATACAGCAGTCTATGTAATGAAATAGAAGTAAGGTTTTTAAATGATTATCTTAAGGGATTTATTTTTAAAAGTGGCACTTGGCTAGAAGTATTAACTAACACAATTGTAAAAGAGATTACAGAAGTTGATGAAGTTAAAAGTGGAGTTATTTTTTTATGGAAAGAATGTAATAGAAAAGTGAGAAATGAGTTAGATGTTCTTGCAGTAAAGGATTCTGTTTTTATATGTATTTCATGTAAGGATAGTGAAAAATATGATGAGGATGCCTTGAATGAATTAGAAGTTTACAGTAAAAGACTTGGAGGAAATTCAGTAAAAAAGATTCTTGTAGCCACAAAAGAACCATGTAAGCAATGTGTTATTGAAAGAGCAAAAGCAATGAATATTAATTTGATTATTCTAGATAAAGATATAAATAGATTTAGAAAATCAATCAGAAGTGTAATTTTAGATAATTAA
- a CDS encoding sensor histidine kinase has translation MELVKQNQQENIKRKLKTELEGLSKEEVIEKYMDLYENKIAQEDFILNISHDLRSPLSVILGILQCYKNEYDELKAEEHMNIVKRNCYKILKLINNIIDSTKLQQRHFKINRQNIDIINLIEWNISSIDKYAKIKNISLVFDTNVEECIVAVDISSFDRIIMNLISNAIKFSKENSCVFINTWKEEKYITISVKDEGIGIPQNEQKTIFNRFIQSTKNNRNEYSGSGIGLDLVFNLVKAHGGVVELTSTEGLGSEFRIKMPIVKVEDSMKKDKHSMDLSSKVDIFEVEFSDIYV, from the coding sequence ATGGAGTTAGTCAAGCAAAACCAACAAGAGAATATAAAAAGAAAACTAAAGACGGAGCTTGAAGGTTTATCAAAAGAAGAAGTTATTGAAAAATATATGGATTTGTATGAAAACAAGATTGCACAGGAAGACTTTATTTTAAATATATCTCATGATTTGAGATCTCCATTAAGTGTAATATTAGGGATATTGCAATGCTATAAAAATGAATATGATGAATTAAAAGCAGAAGAACATATGAATATAGTCAAGAGAAATTGTTATAAGATATTAAAGCTTATTAATAATATAATTGACAGTACAAAATTACAGCAAAGACATTTTAAAATAAATAGACAAAATATAGATATTATAAATTTAATAGAATGGAATATATCTTCAATAGATAAGTATGCAAAAATAAAAAATATATCTTTAGTATTCGATACTAATGTTGAAGAGTGTATTGTTGCGGTTGATATTAGTTCCTTTGATAGAATAATAATGAATTTAATTTCAAATGCAATTAAGTTCTCTAAAGAAAATAGTTGTGTATTTATAAATACATGGAAGGAAGAGAAATATATAACTATTTCTGTAAAGGATGAAGGAATAGGAATACCACAAAATGAACAAAAAACTATTTTTAATAGATTCATTCAATCAACTAAGAATAATAGAAATGAATACTCTGGAAGTGGAATAGGATTAGATCTTGTTTTTAATCTTGTAAAGGCACATGGAGGAGTTGTTGAACTGACAAGTACTGAGGGACTTGGAAGTGAATTTAGAATAAAAATGCCTATAGTTAAAGTTGAGGATAGTATGAAAAAAGATAAACATAGTATGGATTTAAGTAGTAAGGTAGATATTTTTGAAGTAGAATTTTCTGATATATATGTTTAA